The bacterium genome has a segment encoding these proteins:
- the cas6 gene encoding CRISPR system precrRNA processing endoribonuclease RAMP protein Cas6 produces MDFEFIKNLKFIIISFRIQPDKTLTLPFFKGATIRGGLGYSFKKNVCVKNETDCKNCSSFSDCVYVNLFEPKKIKEKIEEIPRPYVIEFPVNKKNVYREDEIFEFNLILFEKAVKYFPYFLISFAYLGEKGIGKFREKFFIKEVFQKYPVEKEIFDFRKGTVEMPEVREYELIEKDIDKISIKFLTPTKIKSQGDFITVPEFEVFIKAVLRRISQILYFWCDFKEKIDYSEIIKEAEKVKIGKCNLYWKDFKRYSTRQKEEMKLGGILGEIEYRGDIGKFYPLIEIGSYIHIGKNTSFGLGKYIILTK; encoded by the coding sequence ATGGATTTTGAATTTATTAAAAATTTGAAGTTTATAATTATCTCTTTCAGAATTCAACCGGATAAAACTCTCACACTTCCTTTCTTTAAAGGTGCAACAATTAGAGGTGGACTTGGTTATTCATTCAAAAAAAATGTATGTGTTAAAAATGAAACAGATTGTAAAAATTGCAGTTCCTTTTCAGATTGTGTTTATGTCAATCTCTTTGAACCCAAAAAAATAAAAGAAAAGATAGAAGAAATACCAAGACCTTATGTTATTGAATTTCCAGTGAACAAAAAAAATGTTTACAGAGAAGATGAGATTTTTGAATTTAACCTTATCCTTTTTGAAAAAGCAGTTAAATATTTTCCATACTTCCTTATATCTTTTGCATATCTTGGCGAGAAGGGAATAGGAAAATTCAGGGAGAAATTTTTTATAAAAGAGGTCTTTCAGAAATATCCAGTTGAAAAAGAAATATTTGATTTTAGGAAAGGAACAGTTGAGATGCCAGAAGTTAGAGAATATGAATTGATTGAAAAAGATATTGATAAAATAAGCATAAAATTTTTAACACCAACGAAAATAAAAAGTCAGGGTGACTTTATAACAGTTCCAGAATTTGAGGTATTTATAAAGGCAGTATTAAGAAGGATTTCGCAGATTCTTTATTTCTGGTGTGATTTTAAAGAAAAGATTGACTATTCAGAAATAATAAAAGAGGCAGAAAAAGTTAAAATAGGAAAATGTAATTTATACTGGAAGGATTTTAAAAGATATTCTACAAGGCAGAAAGAAGAAATGAAACTTGGAGGGATATTAGGAGAAATTGAATATAGAGGTGATATAGGTAAATTTTATCCTTTAATTGAAATCGGCTCTTACATCCACATAGGCAAAAATACATCCTTCGGTCTCGGCAAGTATATAATTCTCACAAAATAA